From one Rhopalosiphum padi isolate XX-2018 chromosome 2, ASM2088224v1, whole genome shotgun sequence genomic stretch:
- the LOC132923153 gene encoding tubulin alpha-2 chain-like, whose amino-acid sequence MVCVRKKGVKKGTKKSKKARRVKRKVVKPELPPPLPPPPPPPSQGEFIWIHIGQAGVQVGLSCWELFCLEHGINLNGTVRELTTNSTSMFSLLEDNSYVPRALIVDTEPSVIDVLKRGSFRKLFSDENIISGKESAASNYAVGFYGVGKTLASKVMDQLARLAENCNSLQGIAVFRSISGGTGSGMGSRIIETIKNTYPNKTIIDLNICSSSEFSNITVEPYNTALATHHVLDLVNCSLLFDNKSIYDICGSKLDLLKPTYANINSIVALVTSGVTSSLRFEGSMTSNISKLLNQLIPQPRLHFPLISYAPITSCARSISSASTQSAVMSFDSDYQMIKIDPTLGKYLSICMMFRGNLKPTNINTTIAFLQRDHSIPVTHNLNSPLFKFGLCNLLPITMPGSGIIAASTATTILCNNTVIKQYWMNTMKNYNKLLTKRVFLHHYTGEGMDEATFDATNENISKLIAEYEEIENS is encoded by the exons atggTTTGTGTTAGG AAAAAAGGTGTAAAGAAAGGTACTAAGAAATCTAAAAAGGCACGACGTGTGAAACGAAAAGTAGTTAAACCAGAACTGCCTCcaccactaccaccaccaccaccaccaccatcacaAGGTGAGTTCATATGGATTCATATTGGGCAAGCTGGTGTTCAAGTGGGATTATCATGCTGGGAATTGTTTTGTCTTGAACATGGAATCAATCTAAATGGAACAGTTAGAGAACTAACAACAAATTCTACATCAATGTTTTCTTTGTTGGAAGACAATTCCTATGTGCCTAGGGCTCTGATTGTAGACACTGAACCTTCAGTTATAG ATGTTTTGAAACGTGGAAGTTTTCGAAAGTTGTTTTCTGATGAGAATATAATATCTGGAAAGGAAAGTGCTGCAAGTAACTATGCTGTTGGATTTTATGGAGTCGGCAAGACACTTGCATCGAAAGTTATGGATCAACTGGCACGTTTAGCAGAAAATTGTAATTCATTACAGGGTATTGCTGTATTTAGATCAATAAGTGGTGGTACTGGATCTGGAATGGGTTCAAGGATCATCGAAACCATTAAAAACACGTATcctaacaaaacaattattgacTTAAACATTTGCTCTTCATCAGAA TTTTCAAATATTACTGTGGAACCATATAACACTGCCTTGGCAACTCATCATGTCTTAGATTTAGTAAATTGTTCTTTGCTCTTTGATAACAAGTCAATCTATGATATATGTGGTTCTAAATTAGATTTGCTTAAACCTACTTATGCAAACATAAATAGTATTGTAGCACTA gtTACGTCAGGAGTTACTTCATCACTCCGTTTTGAAGGTTCAATGACAAGtaacatttcaaaattgttaaacCAATTAATACCACAGCCCCGATTGCATTTTCCGTTAATTTCATACGCTCCCATCACAAGTTGTGCCAGAAGTATTTCATCAGCCAGTACACAATCAGCTGTAATGAGCTTTGATAGTGATTATCAAATGATCAAAATTGATCCCACACTTGGCAAATATTTGTCAATCTGTATGATGTTCCGAGGTAATTTAAAACCAACCAATATCAATACAACCATTGCTTTTCTTCAAAGAGATCATTCTATTCCCGTAACACACAATTTGAATTCTCCACTATTCAAG tttgggCTATGCAATCTACTTCCTATCACTATGCCAGGTAGTGGAATTATTGCGGCCTCTACAGCAACGACAATATTGTGTAACAATACAGTTATAAAACAGTATTGGATGAACACaatgaaaaattacaataaattgttgacAAAAAGAGTATTTTTACATCATTATACAGGAGAAGGCATGGATGAAGCAACTTTTGATGCAACTAatgaaaacatttcaaaattaatagcAGAATATGAAGAAATtgaaaattcttaa